The genomic stretch AATAGGCAAGCTGATAAAACAGCACCCAAGTGTGAAAAATTCAGGGGAGACCCCCAATAACTGGATAGTCTGATTTCCAAAATGCAGGAAGCCTCCTAAaccagcaatttaaaaataattcttactcCTCTAACTACAATtttgtatgattattttcttctactgGTAATATTATTGATagggcaggagggggcgggggtgagagAAATCTGTATTTACTTCAGactcagaaaaatgtttaaaaaaaatagtctcaaaCATTTTGATAATTAGACAAAATACCTCCACTGTATGTACGTTCTTCCTTTTCAGAAACTTCTGAACTTGCTATGTGAGTTTCTGCAAACTGGCTCAAACATACATTTAAGGAGTTGATTACTTCAGACCATATGCATCAGAATTTTAACACTTTGTTAAAATAAGAGCTAAAATTTCTTCAAAACATACTTCTAATTCAACTCACATCAATAAtgaacttctttaaaaacaattatatcaTAAAAGCAAAAGACAATGACTTtgtcattaaattaaatttttaaaaaaggtgtttGCATGTCTCAGTCCCATGCTGCCtcttgagatgaaaaaaaaaaaaaaacatgtcagaAGAATCTGAATCGTGATCAAGTTGGATGAATAAACTTGTTGCCTTGCCACAATCCAAATTAGTTAACTTGAATAATCAGACAAATGTTTGCTCTTAGAGTAAGATTCTCTTTGAGTGTCTCAGTGTTATACTACCAAGGCTTATGGATTGgattcatttcttcctctcacaAGGTCATCCCAATGCGGCTCTATTTCAGTTGTGGCAATCCTAAACAGGGCGTGGAGATGCTCGTCTGTCAATGGCTGGCTCAAAGTGTGTTGGTTTCGAGTCAAATACGAAAAAGCCTTTTCGCAGATTTCATTACTATCAAACAAGGATGCCACCTTACAGGCAACCCCTTTGATGATAGGGTAAGATTCAGCAGACAATCCAGCATAGAACTGCCCCAAGTCTTTGACTCTGTATTCATTCCAAAGGTTAGTATTCGCCTGAAGTTTTGTTAGCTCCACCCTTACCGAAATAGGTGCATATTCAGGTTTAAAGTTAAAAGGATTTGCAAACAGTTCTAAGTCCTTTTTAATGAATCTGAGGTCCTTGAAATGTCTCTCAAATTCTTTCTGTAGACGACAGATCACCACTTGATACCTATCAGGATCAAATATTTTTTGATCTTCTTTAAGATGCTGTTTAAGCTCATCAACAACTTCTCTGAAGGCTGCAAAGtgtgttagatttttttcctcaatatgTCTCTGCAGTAAATTCAGCTTCACTTCAAAGGTACAGATATGATCAaaggcagcagcagcaaagaCCTTACTGACTCTCAGTAGCTCACTGAGCTCTCGAAGGTGGTCCATAATATCCACCAAGAAGCCGAAGTCACAAAGCCACTGCTTGTCTGTGAAATGGACTGTCGTTGCCCCTATTGACACCAAGAATGCTTCTATCTCTTTCCGCAGGGAAAATATTAGTTTTAGAGTTTTCCCCCTCCTAAGCCAATTGTTCAGGCATCGTCCATTAACCCTTTCACCATGCTCCGATTCAGATTCAGTCAGTAAAGCCTGAAATTCGGGGCGCCTAACACCTCTGGTCTTAATCAAAACTATCCATTCTGAGATAGTATTTATGATCTGATTTACGTCTACATCGTAGGAGCTCAGCAGTTCCAAGTGCAGGAATCCTGAATAATGGATAACATTCCAACAGTTGGGGCTTACAGCCTTCTCCCTCATGTACGACACCAGTCCCGAGTTCTCACCGATCATCCTCAGAGTGTGGGTCGTGGTCAGTCCAACCATTCGCTGCAAGCTAAGCCCTGCCGTCTGCAGGGCCTCAAGGATGGCCGCCATGAGGGCACCAACGCTGAAGTGGCGAGTCAGGTTGATGATGGTCAGAAGCTCCTCTTGCACCTCCAAGTCCTGGCCCACGCCGCGGACAAAGACCAGCAGGTAGTTCTCGTAGGCCACAAAGGCCTGGTCGTCCAAGGCAAGGGAATAGGCCTTGAAGTCCTTGGCTCTGTCGAAGAGCTGGCTGCGTAGGTTCTTGTTAATGTTCAGGACCCTCTGCCGCGTGACCTCCGGAGATAAGTCCACACCATCCAGAACGCCTACGTGATCGGGCAGGACATCCCTCAGCATCACTTCCATGCACTGGTACACGAAGTCCCCTTCGCCCCAGCCGCGACCCTTCAAGGCCAGGAGGCGGGCGAGCCCGAGGCCTGCGCGGGCAGCCCTCTCCTCGGGGGTGAGCGGGGCGACCACCGGCAAGTCGCCCTGCCGCAGACGCTCCACCAGCGCCGCGCGCTCGCCCTCCGCCACATACCGCTCGTAGTAGTCGTGCTCGGCCTCGTAGTGGCGCCGGACGTCGCGTTCGCGGGTGGCCACGACCAGGCGGCGGCAGACCAGGcacagggccccctccccctccggggGCTCCACCACCAAGTAGCGCTGGGTCCACTCGGTTCGGAAAACGCGAGATTCGTCGACTTCCATCTTGCTCCTCTTGGGCGTCATCCACATCTTACTGCAGGCCACAAGAATAGGGCCGACCTCCGAGAGGCCgcaaggagaggggaggggaggagcgggagcgggagcaggCGCCTCCTCCGCTCTGCGCCAAATCACCCCAGCAGGGGGACACCAACCTCCGTCTGCGGCCCCCGCCTTCCTATTGGCTGCAGATTTCGTATGCCTTAGCCCAGGAGCGAGCCAATGGGGAGAGCGGACAGGGCGCAGGCGCACACGCTTGTAGCCGGCGGCCTGAAGCCGTGCGCTAGGACTGGACCGAGAGACCCAGCCACCCGCGGACTGAGGGCACGTGACTGGCAGGCGGCTGCCCAATCAAGAGCTCCCGTGCTCCGCAGCGACTGCCGAGCGGAGGTGGGACAAGATCGCGTAAACAAAGTTGGTGGAAAGACGCGAGCACGAAACCCTGAGGTGATTGGTTGAAGTCACTTCCGGTGAGCGTCTCGACGGGGCTTAGGCTCCTCTGGCGCCAAAATGTCGCTCGTAGCGGGGGTTATTCGGCGGTTGGACGAGACAGTGGTGAACCGCATCGCGGCAGGGGAAGTTATCCAGCGGCCGGCTAATGCCATCAAGGAGATGATTGAGAACTGGTACGGAGGGAGTGGAGCCGGGCTTCCTGATCAGCTACGACTTAACAGGCCCCTCTTCAGGACGGAGTGTGGACACGCCTTCCCGCCCCGGGCGGAGGCGCCTACGGGCATGCGCACGGCGCCAGTTGCCGCGGGACCCTGCCTCCTTGCTTCCCGCGTAACGCGAGTTCCTGGGCGCTCTCGCGAGAGGGCTGTGGGGTCCGCCAGTGGGGGCTACGTAGTACTGTTGTAATGGCGCCGTCAGTTACCCGGAGCCGCCTTTAAGCTTGTATGTGCGGAAGGGGCgaaattttaaatgcatacacattttcgtggggggggtggggggggtggaaaTCTCTTCATGCTTCGGAGGGTACCATGTTATGCGTATTAACGTTCCTTGTTTATTCCAAAAATAATCCGTTCAATtcgttttctttttattccaagtAAATTGTCGAGGATTTAGGACAGGCCAACggactttgggtttaatttttgATTTTCCTATTGCCAAATTAGTGACCCAACTTAgtgttttcctccctttcctttcttagtgttttttgggggttggggggggcacaTCGAAGATTCCTGATTTTAGGGAGTTTCCCGTGGATTCTTAAGTTTAGCCGTGTCACTGGAAGGAAGAGGTTAAAAACCTGGAGAGAAAGGCGGGTGTCAACCATAAACTTCAAAAAAGACGTGCTCATGATGTACCTAAGCGTTACCTTCGTGCTGAACTCAATTgatgctaataaaataaataacggTGAAAGAACAAAATGACCCACGAAGACTGGTGGGCGTGGGGAGATCTGTTGTGAAAACATAAACCAGCGCTCGGGGAGCGGGACTGAAGGGACGGGGCAGCCAGGGCCTCTGAGCGAAGGGAACCGGGAGGCGGGCCCGGGCGGGAGCGGCCGGCGCCTGTCCCTTCGTCTCCGGTGGAGGCAGCGGGTTGCCCCGTGCACACCGGGGCTCCCCGACGCGGCGATTCGCGGCCGCTCCACGCACAACCAGACCCGCATATTAGCGGAGGGGCCTATCATTGGTTCTGTGTGGAGTCCAGTTATGCTCTTTTTAATATGCAAATCAAGACTTCAATTCACGGGCTTCTGAGGAAGGTCTTTAACATTTAAGTAacttattgtcttattttttaaaaaagattttatatatttatgagagacagaagcGGAAGGaatagcaggctccctgcggggagccggatggggACTAGATCTCGGGCTccccgggcccctcccccagacctgagcctaaggcagaggctcaaccacggagccacccagctgccccttacTGCCTTATTTTAGAAGAAAGACTTTTCTGCTTGAGGAGCAGattacctttctttctcttgcagcCGCAGACTGAATTTGTTTTCCGTAGTCTGTGGTCTCTGTGATTGTTGGCTACTCTTTGAAAGTACAAAAGATTTATTGGCTTCTCAACTTTCTGCATTgccatttttctctctgtcccccacaaaatgaattttcttaaaagggaataaatagaaaaatacaaatggtttTTTGAAATGGCATCTTATTAGGGTCACTTGGGAACCTGAGGCTGAATAAAATTGAAgtaataaatgacaaaattaattgagaagaagggaagaagtaGGCACATGGTAAAATGATCCTACTTTTAACTTCACTTACTTTCCCAGAGGAACAGAAATGATGTTGAATGTCTTATTGGAAATGCCTCCTCatgcctctctcttccccctctctcaCACAGCATGTAAACTCATTACAGTGTAGTCACAGAGTCTgtgaaaaatggaggaaaaacacATTAATCAGTCTTCTATTTATTGGGAATTTGTTCTTACAGTTTGGCTCATATTAAAATACGTACATTAGAATAGTTggagaataataattttttttctgtttgatttgcCAGTTTAGATGCAAAATCCACCAGTATCCAAGTGGTTGTTAAAGAGGGAGGCCTCAAGTTGATTCAGATCCAAGACAATGGCACTGGGATTAGGGTAAGTAAAACCTCAGAGGAGCAGGCTGTTTGTGTGCTCTGTGGGATACATCTATAGGAAGTGACTGAGAGcccttctctgttctgtttctctgttctgtttctggGAAACTGGGCTTTTGtggatgggattttttttaactgaaatattcAATACTAGTGATAAATGTATATTGAGTACCAAGTCAAAGCTGGACACTTATTCAGGAAAGTAAGGCCAAGTATAGAGTCATGAGGC from Vulpes vulpes isolate BD-2025 chromosome 11, VulVul3, whole genome shotgun sequence encodes the following:
- the EPM2AIP1 gene encoding EPM2A-interacting protein 1, whose product is MWMTPKRSKMEVDESRVFRTEWTQRYLVVEPPEGEGALCLVCRRLVVATRERDVRRHYEAEHDYYERYVAEGERAALVERLRQGDLPVVAPLTPEERAARAGLGLARLLALKGRGWGEGDFVYQCMEVMLRDVLPDHVGVLDGVDLSPEVTRQRVLNINKNLRSQLFDRAKDFKAYSLALDDQAFVAYENYLLVFVRGVGQDLEVQEELLTIINLTRHFSVGALMAAILEALQTAGLSLQRMVGLTTTHTLRMIGENSGLVSYMREKAVSPNCWNVIHYSGFLHLELLSSYDVDVNQIINTISEWIVLIKTRGVRRPEFQALLTESESEHGERVNGRCLNNWLRRGKTLKLIFSLRKEIEAFLVSIGATTVHFTDKQWLCDFGFLVDIMDHLRELSELLRVSKVFAAAAFDHICTFEVKLNLLQRHIEEKNLTHFAAFREVVDELKQHLKEDQKIFDPDRYQVVICRLQKEFERHFKDLRFIKKDLELFANPFNFKPEYAPISVRVELTKLQANTNLWNEYRVKDLGQFYAGLSAESYPIIKGVACKVASLFDSNEICEKAFSYLTRNQHTLSQPLTDEHLHALFRIATTEIEPHWDDLVRGRNESNP